One genomic window of Streptomyces sp. NBC_01498 includes the following:
- a CDS encoding TlyA family RNA methyltransferase — MAGVVRQRLDAELVRRKLARSREHASQLIAAGRVTVGGTRATKPATQVEKSAALVVADDGADPGYVSRGGHKLAGALAAFTPEGLRVEGRRALDAGASTGGFTDVLLRAGARQVVAVDVGYGQLAWSLRNDERVTVKDRTNVRELTLEIIEGEPVDLVVGDLSFIPLGLVLPALARCAAPDADLVLMVKPQFEVGRERLGSGGVVRSPELRADAVRTVAGQASALGLGTRAVTASPLPGPAGNVEYFLWLTAGAPDVDPADVDRAVAEGPR, encoded by the coding sequence GTGGCAGGAGTGGTACGCCAACGCCTCGACGCCGAGCTGGTACGCCGCAAACTCGCGCGCTCCCGCGAGCACGCGTCCCAGCTGATCGCCGCGGGCCGGGTCACCGTCGGCGGCACCCGGGCGACCAAACCCGCCACCCAGGTCGAGAAGAGCGCCGCCCTCGTCGTCGCCGACGACGGCGCCGACCCCGGCTACGTCTCACGCGGCGGCCACAAACTCGCGGGCGCCCTCGCCGCCTTCACCCCCGAGGGACTGCGTGTCGAGGGGCGCCGGGCGCTGGACGCCGGCGCGTCGACCGGAGGGTTCACCGACGTACTGCTGCGCGCCGGGGCCCGGCAGGTCGTCGCCGTCGACGTCGGGTACGGACAACTCGCCTGGTCGCTCCGCAACGATGAACGCGTCACCGTCAAGGACCGTACGAACGTACGTGAGTTGACGCTGGAGATCATCGAAGGAGAGCCGGTGGACCTCGTCGTGGGGGATCTGTCGTTCATTCCGCTGGGCCTGGTGCTGCCCGCCCTGGCGCGCTGCGCCGCGCCCGACGCCGACCTGGTGCTCATGGTCAAGCCGCAGTTCGAGGTGGGCAGGGAACGCCTCGGCAGCGGCGGGGTCGTCCGCAGCCCCGAACTGCGGGCCGACGCCGTGCGCACGGTGGCCGGCCAGGCGTCCGCGCTCGGCCTCGGCACCCGCGCCGTCACCGCGAGTCCGCTGCCCGGACCCGCCGGGAACGTCGAATACTTCCTGTGGCTCACCGCCGGGGCGCCCGATGTCGACCCGGCCGATGTCGACCGTGCTGTGGCGGAGGGACCCCGTTGA
- a CDS encoding siderophore-interacting protein — translation MTEAPFQFFTLHVLRTTRISPSFVRVTFGGEDIPRLASAGRDQRVKLFFPRPGQDAPVLPGPEDGHWWPAWRALDPAVRGIMRTYTVRELRRESQELDIDFAVHELSPGCDEGPATRWALNASPGDRVGTLAPIHEENDGYDFRPPEGADWILLTGDESALPALAGNLESLPPGVPARVWITLQHAADRCALPTRADARVTWLVREESAPAAEDAIRAADDLPQGTPYAWIAGESATVRAVRRHLVRERGYDRRAVKFTGYWRRGTSEDVLLVTGEDA, via the coding sequence ATGACCGAGGCACCGTTCCAGTTCTTCACCCTGCACGTTCTGCGTACGACCCGGATCTCCCCCTCGTTCGTCCGCGTCACCTTCGGCGGCGAGGACATCCCCCGCCTCGCGTCGGCCGGCCGGGACCAGCGCGTGAAGCTGTTCTTCCCGCGGCCGGGCCAGGACGCGCCCGTCCTGCCGGGACCGGAGGACGGACACTGGTGGCCCGCCTGGCGCGCCCTCGACCCGGCGGTACGGGGCATCATGCGCACCTACACGGTGCGCGAACTGCGCCGCGAATCGCAGGAGTTGGACATCGACTTCGCCGTGCACGAGCTGTCGCCCGGGTGCGACGAGGGCCCGGCCACCCGGTGGGCGCTCAACGCCTCGCCCGGCGACCGGGTCGGCACGCTCGCCCCGATCCACGAGGAGAACGACGGGTACGACTTCCGTCCGCCGGAGGGCGCCGACTGGATCCTGCTGACCGGCGACGAGTCCGCGCTCCCCGCCCTCGCCGGAAACCTGGAGTCCCTGCCGCCCGGCGTCCCCGCCCGTGTCTGGATCACGCTCCAGCACGCCGCCGACCGGTGCGCGCTGCCCACCAGGGCCGACGCGCGCGTGACCTGGCTCGTACGGGAGGAGTCCGCGCCCGCCGCCGAGGACGCGATCCGCGCCGCCGACGACCTGCCGCAGGGCACGCCGTACGCCTGGATCGCGGGTGAGTCGGCGACCGTCCGGGCCGTCCGCAGACACCTCGTCCGCGAACGCGGCTACGACCGCCGCGCGGTGAAGTTCACCGGCTACTGGCGGCGCGGCACCTCGGAGGACGTCCTCCTGGTCACCGGCGAGGACGCGTAG
- a CDS encoding ABC transporter ATP-binding protein — protein sequence MQRLTADTVTLGYDQRVIARDLSVEIPDHSLTVIVGPNACGKSTLLRALSRMLKPSRGQVLLDGAAIHSLPAKKVARTLGLLPQSSIAPDGITVADLVARGRYPHQGLLRQWSRDDERIVEESMASTGVGELADRYVDELSGGQRQRVWIAMALAQQTPLLLLDEPTTFLDIQYQIDILDLCADLHETRGRTIVAVLHDLNHAARYATHLIAMRDGEIHAEGPPAEVVTAETVERVFGLRCQVIEDPETGTPLVVPAARRPRHPAPAGPAA from the coding sequence ATGCAGCGCCTCACGGCGGACACGGTGACCCTCGGCTACGACCAGCGCGTCATCGCCCGCGACCTGTCCGTCGAGATACCCGACCACTCCCTCACCGTCATCGTCGGCCCCAACGCCTGCGGCAAGTCGACCCTGTTGCGGGCCCTGTCCCGGATGCTCAAGCCCTCCCGGGGGCAGGTCCTGCTCGACGGCGCGGCGATCCACTCGCTGCCCGCCAAGAAGGTCGCCCGCACGCTGGGGCTGCTCCCGCAGTCGTCCATCGCCCCCGACGGCATCACCGTCGCCGACCTCGTCGCCCGGGGCCGCTACCCGCACCAGGGACTGCTGCGACAGTGGTCCCGCGACGACGAACGGATCGTCGAGGAGTCGATGGCGTCGACCGGCGTCGGCGAGCTGGCCGACCGGTACGTCGACGAACTGTCCGGCGGCCAGCGCCAGCGGGTGTGGATCGCCATGGCACTCGCCCAGCAGACCCCGCTGCTGCTCCTGGACGAGCCCACCACGTTCCTCGACATCCAGTACCAGATCGACATCCTCGACCTCTGCGCCGACCTGCACGAGACCCGGGGCCGTACGATCGTCGCCGTCCTGCACGACCTCAACCACGCCGCCCGCTACGCCACGCACCTCATCGCGATGCGCGACGGCGAGATCCACGCCGAGGGGCCGCCCGCCGAGGTCGTGACCGCCGAGACGGTCGAGCGCGTCTTCGGGCTGCGCTGCCAGGTCATCGAGGACCCGGAGACGGGCACCCCGCTGGTCGTCCCGGCCGCGCGCCGGCCCCGGCACCCCGCCCCCGCGGGACCGGCCGCCTGA
- a CDS encoding ABC transporter ATP-binding protein: MTSNGRRAGGRSWRRGPLDSRGTEPAGRRPGDPPVPVLRAVGLSRTYGQHENLVRAVDGIDLDVPAGQTLAVTGPSGCGKSTLLQLLGGLDRPTAGEVRLAGRRIDHLGERALARLRRRTIGFVFQAFHLMDELTAAENVELPALLAGAPPRTARDRAAELLDRVGLADRARHLPSELSGGQRQRVAVARALVNEPLVVLADEPTGNLDSAATRDILRLFDELRAAGQTLVVVTHDERVAATADRVVSLRDGAPDSDTLLDGGDHGGTRLGALLAWEN, encoded by the coding sequence ATGACGAGCAACGGTCGGCGGGCCGGGGGCCGGTCATGGCGGAGAGGTCCGCTCGACAGCCGGGGTACGGAACCGGCCGGCCGGCGGCCCGGTGACCCGCCGGTGCCGGTGCTGCGCGCCGTCGGCCTGTCACGGACGTACGGGCAGCACGAGAACCTGGTGCGGGCCGTCGACGGGATCGACCTCGACGTTCCCGCCGGGCAGACGCTCGCCGTGACCGGACCCAGCGGCTGCGGCAAGTCGACGCTCCTCCAGCTCCTCGGCGGCCTCGACCGGCCCACCGCCGGCGAGGTCCGGCTCGCCGGCCGGCGCATCGACCACCTCGGCGAACGGGCCCTGGCCCGGCTGCGGCGCCGCACCATCGGCTTCGTCTTCCAGGCGTTCCACCTGATGGACGAGCTGACCGCGGCGGAGAACGTCGAACTGCCCGCGTTACTCGCCGGAGCCCCACCGCGTACCGCCCGCGACCGCGCCGCCGAACTCCTCGACCGGGTCGGGCTCGCCGACCGGGCCCGGCATCTGCCCTCCGAGCTCTCCGGCGGACAGCGGCAGCGGGTCGCCGTCGCCCGCGCCCTGGTCAACGAACCGCTGGTGGTCCTCGCGGACGAACCCACCGGAAACCTCGACAGCGCGGCGACCCGCGACATCCTCCGCCTCTTCGACGAACTGCGCGCCGCCGGCCAGACCCTGGTGGTGGTCACCCATGACGAACGGGTCGCCGCGACGGCGGACCGCGTCGTCTCCCTGCGCGACGGGGCACCGGACAGCGACACCCTCCTCGACGGCGGCGACCACGGCGGCACCCGGCTCGGCGCACTGCTGGCATGGGAGAACTGA
- a CDS encoding PadR family transcriptional regulator, whose translation MQDVVLALLVKEPSHGYELRGRLAAALGPLGETLNTGQVYVTLTRLEKAGLVVLDRVDTPVRGPRRKVYALTAAGQERVAAWMAEPVGPRADVAEFHLKLVAAAGSGLADPLALVDARRRELLRGLAETQRAALAHDTNSEAGLLLEGIALRSQADLRWLEACARTWSVRAPRGRGGANG comes from the coding sequence GTGCAGGACGTGGTGCTGGCGCTGCTGGTCAAGGAGCCGTCGCACGGGTACGAGCTGCGCGGCCGGCTGGCGGCAGCGCTCGGACCGCTGGGCGAGACGCTCAACACGGGGCAGGTCTATGTGACGCTCACCCGGCTGGAGAAGGCCGGGCTGGTCGTCCTCGACCGGGTGGACACGCCCGTGCGTGGCCCGCGCCGCAAGGTGTACGCGCTGACCGCGGCCGGGCAGGAGCGGGTGGCCGCGTGGATGGCCGAGCCCGTCGGCCCCCGGGCGGACGTGGCGGAGTTCCACCTGAAGCTGGTGGCCGCCGCCGGGTCCGGCCTGGCCGATCCGCTCGCGCTCGTGGACGCGCGGCGGCGGGAGCTGCTGCGCGGCCTCGCCGAAACCCAGCGCGCCGCCCTCGCTCACGACACGAACTCGGAGGCCGGACTGCTCCTGGAGGGCATCGCCCTGCGGTCGCAGGCCGATCTGCGCTGGCTGGAGGCGTGCGCGCGGACCTGGTCCGTCCGCGCCCCGCGTGGGAGAGGCGGAGCAAACGGATGA
- a CDS encoding SCP2 sterol-binding domain-containing protein — translation MATTEECRSALDKLSDNMARADDGIRGAAGFDRSLSCHITDLDTTFTGRMGDGRIEVLDTHDGPPREKAQIRLAMAGDDLVAMVDGELNFAKAWGSGRVRLEAGFRDLLRLRSLL, via the coding sequence ATGGCGACGACGGAGGAGTGCCGCAGCGCACTCGACAAGCTCTCGGACAACATGGCACGGGCGGACGACGGGATCCGCGGGGCGGCCGGTTTCGACCGTTCGCTGAGCTGCCACATCACGGATCTCGACACCACGTTCACCGGCCGGATGGGCGACGGCCGCATCGAGGTGCTGGACACCCATGACGGGCCGCCGCGTGAGAAGGCGCAGATCCGGCTGGCGATGGCGGGGGACGACCTGGTCGCGATGGTGGACGGCGAGCTGAACTTCGCGAAGGCGTGGGGCTCGGGCCGGGTCAGGCTCGAAGCGGGCTTCCGCGATCTGCTGCGGCTGCGCTCCCTGCTCTGA
- a CDS encoding ABC transporter permease, with amino-acid sequence MGELTVGHLLLIRRLALRDLRRRPGEALVLLLAVTLATAALTLGTATTDAVSAGYGKTRAATAGPDVMFSTTDPDPAGFASRLAEAPGVTALGGPFFAFDTTVRAHGRSARAGVEGRGTSRSPVDQPLVTSGTWVRAGGAVVERGFARALGVRPGDTLTVGGRGYPVVGTAISAATPVYPWSNPAQIGPAEAGGLVWLTTADARTSAGDAPGVHLIQLKLSDPAATGAFGRSAAVRTLGADGWFNLRYWQDVLRTDTAMIRITRPTLVIGGWLLAVAAALTLAALTGARAARDHRRAGLLKAVGAGPLTVTAVLLARHLPPALLAAVLGLTAGTLAAPHLVDPSAGLLNTVGPPGSGTVTAALLLTVVITVTGALAPAVRAARTSTLHALGTPAHPLTHRPRLNTMTAYLPPALLLGVRLLARRPGRAALAATGTAVTTLMVTAMLTWHTELDTAPASQRFGPLEVRTDQTGQVLLAVTLALVALSTLNTVLLGWSTAVRSRRALTVARTLGATPGQVVTALCVAQLLPAVPAVATGIPAGLVLYWLFGDTVVPPGSWLLAAALVILLAVAALTALPAWLHARGPAGGTLDAEPA; translated from the coding sequence ATGGGAGAACTGACCGTGGGACACCTGCTGCTGATACGGCGTCTGGCCCTGCGCGACCTGCGCCGCCGCCCCGGCGAGGCCCTCGTCCTCCTGCTCGCCGTCACCCTCGCCACCGCCGCCCTGACCCTCGGCACGGCCACCACCGACGCCGTGTCCGCCGGGTACGGGAAGACCCGCGCGGCCACCGCGGGGCCCGACGTGATGTTCTCGACGACGGATCCCGATCCCGCCGGTTTCGCCTCGCGCCTCGCCGAGGCACCCGGCGTGACCGCGCTCGGCGGCCCGTTCTTCGCGTTCGACACCACCGTCCGGGCCCACGGCCGCTCCGCGCGCGCCGGGGTCGAGGGACGCGGCACCTCACGATCCCCCGTGGACCAGCCGCTGGTGACCTCAGGCACCTGGGTGCGGGCCGGCGGCGCGGTGGTCGAACGCGGCTTCGCGCGCGCACTCGGCGTACGCCCCGGTGACACCCTCACCGTCGGCGGTCGCGGCTACCCGGTCGTCGGGACCGCGATCAGCGCCGCCACCCCCGTGTATCCGTGGAGCAACCCCGCGCAGATCGGCCCCGCCGAGGCGGGCGGCCTGGTCTGGCTCACCACCGCCGACGCCCGGACCTCGGCGGGCGACGCGCCCGGCGTCCACCTGATACAGCTGAAGCTGTCCGACCCCGCCGCGACCGGCGCCTTCGGCAGGTCCGCGGCCGTACGGACCCTCGGTGCCGACGGCTGGTTCAACCTGCGCTACTGGCAGGACGTCCTCCGGACCGACACGGCCATGATCAGGATCACCCGGCCCACCCTGGTCATCGGCGGCTGGCTCCTCGCCGTCGCCGCGGCCCTCACCCTTGCCGCGCTCACCGGCGCACGTGCCGCCCGCGACCACCGGCGTGCCGGACTGCTCAAGGCGGTCGGCGCCGGACCCCTCACCGTCACCGCCGTCCTGCTGGCGCGGCACCTGCCGCCGGCCCTCCTGGCCGCCGTGCTCGGACTGACCGCCGGGACACTGGCCGCGCCCCACCTGGTCGATCCCAGCGCCGGGCTGCTCAACACCGTCGGCCCTCCCGGCTCCGGCACCGTCACGGCCGCACTCCTGCTCACCGTCGTGATCACCGTGACCGGCGCGCTCGCTCCCGCCGTACGCGCCGCCCGCACCAGCACCCTCCACGCCCTGGGCACCCCGGCGCACCCGCTCACCCACCGCCCGCGCCTGAACACCATGACCGCGTATCTGCCGCCCGCGCTGCTGCTCGGGGTACGGCTGCTCGCCCGCCGCCCCGGCCGCGCCGCCCTGGCCGCCACCGGCACGGCCGTCACCACGCTCATGGTCACCGCGATGCTCACCTGGCACACCGAACTCGACACGGCCCCCGCGTCCCAGCGGTTCGGCCCCCTCGAAGTACGCACCGATCAGACCGGCCAGGTGCTGCTCGCCGTCACCCTCGCACTGGTGGCACTCTCCACACTGAACACCGTGCTCCTCGGCTGGAGCACGGCCGTCCGGTCCCGGCGCGCCCTGACCGTGGCCCGCACCCTCGGCGCCACCCCCGGCCAGGTCGTCACCGCCCTGTGCGTCGCACAACTCCTGCCCGCCGTACCGGCGGTGGCGACGGGCATCCCGGCCGGGCTCGTCCTCTACTGGCTGTTCGGCGACACGGTCGTTCCACCCGGATCATGGCTGCTGGCCGCCGCGCTCGTCATCCTGCTGGCGGTCGCCGCGCTGACCGCCCTGCCCGCGTGGCTGCACGCCCGGGGCCCCGCCGGAGGGACCCTCGACGCCGAACCGGCCTGA
- a CDS encoding DUF1015 domain-containing protein has product MNTTGTAEKGLRLLPFHGLRYVRERVGSLAAVTSPPYDVVVRPDGLHHLESADPHNIVRLILPQAATAADRHRQAANTLREWLAEGVLAPDPEPALYVYEQRRGDLLQRGVIGALALSAPAEGIVLPHEDVMPDIVEDRAALMRATATNLEPLLLTYRGDGGVTGTTAVVERVARRAPLLATTTEDGFHHRLWSVTDPAELAEIENDLMARQALIADGHHRWATYLRLREEHGAPASGGPEHGAGPWAYGLVLLVDTARHPLQVRAIHRLLHRLPVADALTALRDLPGSFRVRTVGGSLPEAVEALSEAVTGEPGAVGGNAFLLAGDGRFHLVDRPDPDLLARTVPADRPEEWRALDATVLHSTLLDHIWKIPDAPEYISYIHDTEAVVEQAERHGSTAVLLHPVREEVVRELARQAVTMPRKSTSFGPKPATGLVLRNLAAER; this is encoded by the coding sequence ATGAACACCACAGGAACGGCGGAGAAGGGCCTCCGCCTGCTCCCGTTCCACGGGCTGCGCTACGTGCGCGAACGGGTCGGCAGCCTCGCCGCCGTGACGTCGCCGCCGTACGACGTCGTCGTCCGGCCCGACGGGCTGCACCACCTGGAGTCGGCCGACCCGCACAACATCGTCCGGCTGATCCTGCCCCAGGCCGCGACCGCCGCCGACCGGCACCGCCAGGCGGCGAACACGCTCCGGGAATGGCTGGCGGAGGGCGTCCTCGCCCCGGACCCGGAACCGGCGCTGTACGTGTACGAGCAGCGCCGGGGCGACCTGCTCCAGCGCGGCGTCATCGGCGCCCTGGCCCTCTCCGCGCCCGCCGAGGGGATCGTCCTCCCGCACGAGGACGTGATGCCGGACATCGTGGAGGACCGCGCGGCCCTGATGCGGGCGACGGCCACCAATCTGGAACCGCTGCTCCTCACGTACCGGGGCGACGGCGGCGTGACCGGCACGACCGCCGTCGTCGAACGCGTCGCGCGGCGCGCGCCGTTGCTGGCCACGACCACGGAGGACGGCTTCCACCACCGCCTCTGGTCGGTCACCGACCCGGCCGAACTCGCCGAGATCGAGAACGATCTGATGGCCCGTCAGGCGCTCATCGCGGACGGCCACCACCGCTGGGCGACCTATCTGCGGCTGCGCGAGGAGCACGGGGCGCCGGCGAGCGGCGGGCCGGAGCACGGGGCCGGGCCCTGGGCGTACGGGCTGGTCCTGCTGGTCGACACCGCGCGCCACCCCCTCCAGGTCCGCGCGATCCACCGGCTGCTGCACCGGCTGCCGGTCGCGGACGCGCTGACGGCACTGCGCGACCTGCCGGGCTCCTTCCGGGTGCGCACGGTCGGGGGATCCCTGCCGGAGGCGGTCGAGGCACTGTCCGAGGCGGTCACCGGCGAGCCGGGAGCCGTGGGCGGGAACGCCTTCCTGCTGGCGGGCGACGGCCGTTTCCATCTGGTCGACCGGCCCGATCCGGACCTCCTCGCCCGTACGGTGCCGGCCGACCGCCCGGAGGAGTGGCGCGCGCTGGACGCGACCGTGCTGCACTCCACGCTGCTCGACCACATCTGGAAGATTCCCGACGCGCCCGAGTACATCTCGTACATCCACGACACGGAGGCCGTGGTCGAACAGGCCGAGCGGCACGGCAGCACGGCGGTCCTGCTGCACCCGGTACGCGAGGAGGTCGTACGGGAGCTGGCACGCCAGGCGGTCACGATGCCGCGCAAGTCGACGTCGTTCGGGCCGAAACCGGCGACGGGCCTGGTGCTGCGGAACCTCGCGGCCGAGCGCTGA
- a CDS encoding HAD-IIA family hydrolase — MSQPSRTRPDGSAKALHEAYDTALLDLDGVVYAGGEAIGHAVDSLIAARDSGMRLAYVTNNALRTPDAVAAHLTELGVPAEPAEVITSAQAVARLIADQLPPGARVLVIGGEGLRVALRERGLEPVDSADDDPAAVAQGYGGPDLAWGRFAEAGYAIARGVPWFASNTDLTIPSARGIAPGNGAAVEVVRIATGAEPRVAGKPLPPMHRETVLRTGAKRPIVVGDRLDTDIEGAFNGGVDSLLVLTGVTDGARLLAAEPKHRPTYVDADLRGLLAGQPEVTERDGAFVCGGWRSAVREGELALDGDGAAMDGLRALCAAAWTHAGDGACALDTGTVLGRLTL; from the coding sequence ATGAGTCAGCCGAGCAGGACCAGGCCCGACGGCAGCGCGAAGGCGCTCCACGAGGCGTACGACACGGCTCTGCTGGACCTCGACGGCGTCGTGTACGCGGGCGGCGAGGCCATCGGCCACGCCGTGGACTCGCTGATCGCGGCGCGCGACAGCGGGATGCGTCTGGCGTACGTCACCAACAACGCGCTGCGGACACCGGACGCCGTCGCCGCGCATCTGACGGAGCTCGGGGTGCCCGCCGAACCGGCCGAGGTCATCACGTCGGCGCAGGCGGTGGCGCGGCTGATCGCCGATCAGTTGCCGCCCGGCGCACGGGTGTTGGTGATCGGCGGCGAGGGGCTGCGGGTGGCCCTGCGGGAGCGGGGACTCGAACCGGTGGACTCGGCCGACGACGATCCGGCGGCCGTGGCACAGGGGTACGGCGGGCCGGATCTGGCGTGGGGCCGGTTCGCCGAGGCGGGGTACGCGATCGCGCGGGGTGTGCCGTGGTTCGCGTCCAACACCGATCTGACCATTCCGAGCGCGCGCGGGATCGCGCCGGGCAACGGGGCGGCCGTCGAGGTCGTACGGATCGCCACGGGCGCCGAGCCGCGGGTCGCGGGCAAGCCGCTGCCGCCGATGCACCGGGAGACGGTGTTGCGTACGGGGGCGAAGCGGCCGATCGTCGTGGGGGACCGGCTGGACACCGACATCGAGGGGGCGTTCAACGGTGGTGTGGACTCGCTGCTGGTGCTGACCGGGGTGACGGACGGGGCGCGGCTGCTGGCGGCCGAGCCGAAGCACCGGCCGACGTATGTGGACGCGGATCTGCGCGGGTTGCTGGCCGGGCAGCCCGAAGTGACCGAGCGGGACGGCGCGTTCGTGTGCGGCGGGTGGCGTTCCGCCGTACGGGAAGGCGAGTTGGCGCTCGACGGCGACGGCGCGGCCATGGACGGGCTGCGGGCGCTGTGCGCGGCGGCCTGGACGCACGCGGGTGACGGGGCGTGCGCGCTGGACACGGGCACGGTGCTGGGCAGGCTCACGCTCTAG
- a CDS encoding FecCD family ABC transporter permease, with product MSVGVLLLVCAAGIAVGAKPIPLGDVWHGLFHHSGTGNDVIVSDVRLPRTLLGLLVGAALGLAGAVMQALTRNPLAEPGLLGVNAGAAAAVVSAISFFGVTSLTGYVWFAFAGAAAVSVVVYALGGSRGATPVRLALAGTAATAALFGYVNAVQLLDSAALDRLRFWTVGSLASADMATVGKVWPFIAVGILLALLIARPLNALEMGDDTATSLGASLTRTRVLAMVCVTLLCGGATAACGPIVFVGLMVPHLVRALTGPDMRWILPYAAVLSPVLLLGADVIGRLVARPSEIQVGIVTAIIGGPVFVQLVRRKRMAQL from the coding sequence GTGTCCGTCGGCGTCCTGCTGCTGGTCTGCGCCGCGGGAATCGCCGTCGGCGCCAAGCCGATACCGCTCGGCGACGTGTGGCACGGCCTGTTCCACCACTCCGGCACCGGCAACGACGTGATCGTCTCCGACGTACGGCTGCCCCGCACGCTGCTGGGGCTGCTCGTCGGCGCCGCGCTCGGGCTCGCCGGCGCGGTGATGCAGGCACTCACCCGCAACCCCCTCGCCGAACCGGGCCTGCTGGGGGTGAACGCGGGCGCCGCCGCCGCGGTCGTCTCGGCCATCAGCTTCTTCGGCGTCACCTCCCTCACCGGCTATGTGTGGTTCGCCTTCGCGGGCGCCGCCGCCGTCTCCGTCGTCGTGTACGCGCTCGGCGGCAGCCGCGGCGCCACACCCGTACGGCTCGCCCTCGCCGGGACCGCCGCCACGGCCGCGCTCTTCGGCTACGTCAACGCCGTCCAGCTGCTCGACTCGGCGGCCCTGGACCGGCTGCGCTTCTGGACCGTGGGGTCGCTCGCGTCGGCCGACATGGCGACCGTCGGCAAGGTGTGGCCGTTCATCGCCGTCGGCATCCTGCTCGCGCTGCTGATCGCCCGGCCGCTCAACGCGCTGGAGATGGGCGACGACACCGCCACGTCGCTCGGCGCGAGTCTCACCCGCACCCGGGTGCTCGCGATGGTCTGCGTCACGCTGCTGTGCGGCGGGGCGACCGCCGCCTGCGGGCCGATCGTCTTCGTCGGGCTCATGGTGCCGCATCTCGTACGGGCCCTGACCGGGCCCGACATGCGGTGGATCCTGCCGTACGCCGCCGTGCTCTCGCCCGTCCTGCTGCTGGGCGCCGATGTGATCGGGCGACTGGTCGCACGGCCGTCCGAGATTCAGGTCGGCATCGTCACCGCGATCATCGGCGGTCCGGTCTTCGTCCAGCTCGTACGCCGCAAGAGGATGGCCCAGCTGTGA
- a CDS encoding FecCD family ABC transporter permease has protein sequence MPGATRAVRTPGGLSLRFDVRTGLVVLLLVAGLCVMSVILIGQGDFTMAPGDVVATLLGNGTPAQEFIVRDLRLPRVLVGLLVGAALGVGGAVFQSVSRNPLGSPDVIGFGQGAAVGALSVIVLFHGGSSAVAGGSVVGGLLTGAGIYLLAWKRGVHGYRLVLVGIGVAAMLTAVNHYLITKASLIDATRAVLWMTGSLDGRDWAQVWPLLAVCAVLIPVVLSYGRPLRMLEMGDDAAYALGVRVERTRLVLLGAAVLLVSAATGAAGPITFVALSAPQLARRLTRSPGPNVGPAALMGALLLLVADWAATSAFGERQLPAGVVTGVLGGCYLLWLLVTERRAGRI, from the coding sequence GTGCCGGGCGCCACGCGCGCGGTCCGCACCCCCGGCGGTCTGTCCCTCCGGTTCGACGTCCGCACCGGACTCGTCGTCCTGCTGCTCGTCGCCGGACTGTGTGTGATGTCCGTGATCCTCATCGGGCAGGGCGACTTCACCATGGCGCCCGGCGACGTCGTCGCGACCCTGCTCGGAAACGGCACGCCCGCGCAGGAGTTCATCGTCCGGGACCTGCGGCTGCCGAGAGTCCTGGTGGGGCTGCTCGTCGGCGCCGCCCTCGGGGTCGGCGGCGCGGTCTTCCAGTCCGTCTCCCGCAACCCGCTGGGCAGCCCGGACGTCATCGGCTTCGGCCAGGGCGCCGCCGTCGGCGCGCTGAGCGTCATCGTCCTCTTCCACGGCGGCTCGTCCGCCGTCGCGGGCGGTTCCGTCGTCGGCGGACTGCTGACCGGCGCGGGCATCTATCTGCTCGCCTGGAAGCGCGGCGTGCACGGCTACCGGCTGGTCCTCGTCGGCATCGGCGTCGCCGCCATGCTCACCGCCGTCAACCACTACCTGATCACCAAGGCCAGCCTGATCGACGCGACACGCGCCGTGCTGTGGATGACCGGCTCGCTCGACGGCCGCGACTGGGCACAGGTCTGGCCGCTGCTCGCCGTGTGCGCCGTACTGATCCCCGTGGTCCTCTCGTACGGCCGCCCGCTCCGCATGCTGGAGATGGGCGACGACGCGGCGTACGCGCTGGGGGTACGGGTCGAACGCACCCGGCTCGTCCTGCTGGGCGCCGCCGTGCTCCTCGTCTCGGCGGCGACCGGCGCCGCCGGGCCGATCACCTTCGTGGCGCTCAGCGCGCCGCAGCTGGCGCGCCGCCTGACCCGCTCGCCCGGCCCCAACGTCGGCCCGGCCGCGCTGATGGGCGCACTGCTGCTGCTGGTCGCCGACTGGGCCGCGACATCGGCGTTCGGGGAGCGGCAGTTGCCGGCCGGGGTGGTGACCGGTGTGCTCGGCGGCTGCTACCTGCTCTGGCTGCTGGTCACCGAGCGCAGGGCGGGCCGGATATGA